The Acinetobacter wuhouensis genome includes the window CTTTTGCAGCAAGATTATGCATATGGTCACAATTATGTTGCATGTGTAAATCACTGCCACAGATTCCACAACGGACGACTTCAAGTAGTACTTGTCCTTTGGAGGGCTTAAGTTCTGCGAGGTGTTCTATGGTTAATTCAGCATTTTGGCAGACAACTGATTTCATTCTAACTTCCGTATTTTTATTTAAATATTGAGTTCATCATTACAGTTCTTATTGTGTAAAAATATGGCTTTGATCTGAGTGTTCTACTCTAAAAATGCAAATGCTGAATTTTCAATGATTAGAGTGCGAAAAGAGATGTCGAAATATTTGTTGTAATTATTATCAGATATTCTAAAGAACAATAAAAAAGCACCTTGCGGTGCTTTCTATTTTTAAACTTGAACTTACTGCGCTTGAATCCATTGATCTGCACGTTGAGTTGCAGTACGGATTTGATCTTGCGTTAAGTTAGCAGCCAACGCTGTTTTCTTAGTTTGAGACATGTTAATGACTTTATTGTCTAACATACCGTCACGTGTTGAAAGCTCATACCACTGGTAAGCACCCATGTAGTTTTTCTTTTGCTCTTCCATCACCGCTAAGTTAAAGCTGGCACGATTATCGCCGTGGCTTGCCGCTTTTTCAAAGTATTGACGAGCAGAGGTTTCGCTTTTAGAAACACCTAGACCATCTGCGTACATACGACCCACATTCAATTGAGCCGATGAAATACCTTGATCAGCTGCAGCTTTAAACCAAGTAAAAGCTTGTTTTAAATCTTTAGAAACACCACCACTACCAGCTTGGTAATGTGCAGCTAAATAGAATTGAGCTGCAGGTTGTCCAGCTTTCGCTGCTTTTTGCAAAGAGTTAACATCCATGTGCGCATATTGCGCAGCCATTTGTGAAACAGATTGCTGTTGTTGTGGGACATAGTCCGCATGGGCTTGAATACTGAGCAGCCCAAAAAATAATGTACTGCCTAATAATAATTTTTTCATATAGCGCTCACTCGATAGATCGCGACTTCGCCAAACAAATTCGGTACAGCTTTGCTTAAAAAACTGCCTTGTTGGTTCCCATTTACAGCGAGTCGGTCAATAATTTGAATCTGATTTTCAGCACATAGGGCTTCAAAATCACGAAAGGTGCATAGGTGGATATTGGGTGTATTGTACCACATATACGGTAAGGCATCAGAAACAGGCATCATCCCTTTCAAAGCAAGGAATGAACGTGTTTTCCAATACGCAAAATTAGGAAACGTAATAATTGCTTGTTTCCCCACACGCACCATATCGCGCAGAAGCACATCGGGTGCATCTACAGCTTGCAAAGCCTGTGCCATGACCACATAGTCAAATGATTGGTCGGCAAAGCGTCCCAAACCGAGGTTTAAGTCTTGTTGGATAATATTTAACCCTTTGCTGACTGCAATTGCAATCTTTTCTTGATCAATTTCCAAACCGTAGGCCTGAATTTGGTGTTTTTTGCTCATTTGTGACAATAATTCACCATCACCACAACCTAAGTCGAGCACACTTGCACCAGGATTTATCCATTTTTCGGCAAGTTGTTGGTCAATACGCATTACACAGTCTCCTTAGGTGTTGAATTGAGGTGTTCAGTACCACCTAAAAATGCACGTAAGGATTTGACGTACAACGGAATAGGGAACAGGAATGAGTCATGTCCTTGTTCCGCATCAATATCTAAATAACTGACAGATTTATGATTGGTAATCAATCCATTGACAATCTCTTGTGAGCGTTGCGGACTGAAACGCCAATCTGTGGTAAATGAAATTACCATAAAACGGCATTTAGTATTAGACAATGCTTTGGTGAGTGACTGCTCATATTCACGAGAAGGATCGAAGTAGTCCAAGGCTTTGGTCATTATTAAATAAGTATTGGCATCAAAGTTACGGCTAAATTGTTCACCTTGATAGCGCAAATAACTTTCAACTTGGAATTCGACATCGAAACCATACATAAATTTGCCAGACTTTAAGTCACGACCAAATTTTTGTTTCATCGCTTCTTCAGACAAGTAGGTAATATGACCGACCATACGTGCCAAAATTAAACCACGTTTCGGATAACTATCATGTTCTAAATAGCGACCATTGTGAAAGTCCGGATCTGATAAAATCGACTGACGTGCCACTTCATTAAAGGCAATATTTTGCGCGGAAAGTTTTGGCGCAGAAGCAATAATCACACAATTTTTTAAACGGTCAGGATAATCAATTGACCATTGTAAAGCTTGCATACCGCCCAATGATCCACCAATGATCGAGTACCATACATCAATACCTAAACGATCAGACAACAAAGCTTGAGTCTTGACCCAGTCACGTACAGTCACGAGTGGAAAATCTGGTCCATAAGGACGATTTTCATTTTCAGGATTTGGAGAAGTTGGTCCTGTAGAACCGCTACAACCACCAATATTATTCAGTGCAACCACAAAGAATTTTGAGGTATCAATGGCTTTTCCTGGTCCGATGCAGGCATCCCACCAACCCGCTTTTTTATCATCTTCATGATGATAACCCGCAGCGTGATGATGCCCTGAAAGTGCATGACAAATCAAAATCGCATTGGATTTATCTGCATTCAGTTCGCCATACGTTTCCACCATGATTTCATAGCGTGGCAACATTCGACCACACTCAAGTTCTAAAGGTTCTTCAAATTCAAACTTTTGTGGGGTTACGATCCCCACCGAATCAGCTGGAAAAGACACAGGAAATGTTCGCCTTAAATTTTGAGAAAGAGGTAACTTGCATAAATCAATTTTTGATCGGAAAACGACTAGTTTTGATCATTTGAACTTGACTATCTTTCACAAAGAAAGTTCCCTCTCCTTTTAGGAGAGGGTAAGGGAGAGGTAATTATTTACCCTCATCTGAACCATCTCCAACGACCTCTTGCGCTTTAACAAAGCAATGCTTTATTGCGCTTAAGGAGAAAGAACTTTTATTCCTGATTTAATAGCACTTTAGCCTGTAAAGTTGTTCATTCTTTGATTCGTGAAAATACTCATTTCTAATGAATACATAAAAGAAAGGATACCACTAGAGGCATCCTTTCTAAAGTCTTTTAATTGATATGGCTTATATCGATCAGGCACATTCGCCTTGATTTATACGGCAGCAGCAATCACTTGGTCTGTGCTGAGTACACCTTGATCAATCAAGCGGTTGGTTGCTGCAATAATCGCTTCAATAGATGAGGTGACGATATTGTCATGAACCCCTGCACCGAATGCAGACTTACCTTTACCTTGAACTTGTAATTCGATCAATGCCAAAGCTTTTGCATGCGCACCTGAGCTGATACTACGTTCTTCATAATTCAAGACATCAATCGGCAATTGAAGTGCATTCAAGATCGCAGAGATTGGACCGTTACCTTCACCACGTAAATGCTGAGTTTCACCATTCACTTCAACATCAAGTTCAATCACTTGGTTGCCATTTTCATCCGACAAACGATAGTTTTTCGCTGAATAATGGGCATCTTTTGCCGCGACATAGGTATCTTTGAACAATGTCCAAATTTGCTGTGCAGTCACTTCCACACCTTCATCATCAGCCACTTGTTGAACCACTTGAGAGAATTCAACTTGTAAACGACGAGGTAACACCACGTTGTAGTTAGATTCCAACAAGTAAGCAATACCGCCTTTACCTGATTGTGAGTTGACACGAATCACCGCATCGTAGTCACGACCTAAATCACGTGGGTCGATTGGCAAGTAAGGCATATCCCACATTTCTTCGTTCTTTTGGAACTCGAAACCTTTTTTAATCGCATCTTGGTGTGAACCTGAGAATGCTGTGAAGACCAAATCACCTGCATACGGATGACGTGGATGTACAGGCAAGCCTGTGCATTCTTCAACAGTGGCAATGATTTCATTGATATTTGAGAAATCCAATTCACATGGCACACCTTGGGTATACATGTTCAAGGCAATCGCAGCAACGTCCACGTTACCTGTACGTTCACCATTCCCAAACACACAACCTTCAACACGGTCTGCACCTGCCATGATTGCCAATTCAGATGCAGCGATACCACAACCGCGGTCGTTATGACAGTGGACAGAAATGATCACACCATCACGACGTTGGATGTTGCGGTGCATCCATTCGATTTGGTCGGCATAGACATGCGGGCCTGAAACTTCAACCGTTGCAGGCAAGTTCAAAATCACTTTATTTTCAGGTGATGCTTCCCAAATTTCAGTCACAGCATCACACACATCTTTCGCAACTTCTAATTCAGTTGCAGTAAAGCATTCAGGGCTGTATTGGAAAATAAAATCTGTTTCAGGCTGTTTTGCTGCATATTCTTTGACTTTGGTTGCAGCATTGATTGCCAATTGTTTTGCACCTGCAACATCAACATTCAACACTTTCTGACGGAAGGTTGGCGAGTTTGAGTTGTAGATATGCACAATCGCGCGTTTTGCACCTTGTAAAGATTCAAAAGTACGTGCGATCAAATGATCACGTGCTTGAACCAAAACTTCGATATAAACATCATCAGGAATATGACCTTCTTCGATCAATTTACGCGTGAAATCAAAATCCACTTGTGATGCAGATGGAAAGCCAATTTCAATATGTTTAAAGCCGATTTTTACCAACATTTGGAACATTTTGAATTTTTGTTCAATGTTCATTGGTTCAAAAATCGCTTGGTTACCATCACGAAGATCCGTGCTCATCCAAATCGGCGCTTTATTAATTTCGTTGTTTGGCCATTGACGGTCAGGCAAGTCTACACGTTGGTACATGCGACGATATTTTTTACTTGGATCAGCCAACATCATGAGGTAACTCCTTGTGTAGTTCTTGTTGCTCGTTGCTTCGGTAAAGACAAGGGATAAATGCAACTTACTACATATATAGATTGTGTCTATCTGTTCAATTTACAAGTGTTTTTACAAAAAATGCTGTAAATTTAAATAAGCTTCATCGTGGGTAATACAACGCAGCTTATATACGGATGACTTGCAAATGGTTTAACTTGAGATTAATTCTAAAACAGTTATCTTGGAAATAATTTCCTTAATTTGCACAAAAAATATAAGTTGAGAGAAAAATTTCCTTTAAAAAGTCTAATCTTGAAAAATATATTCTTTATTAATTTCTTTCACGGTAGCTGTTCCCATTAAAGCCATGGTAATTTCAAATTCTTCCTTCAAGATTTTCAATACATGTGCCACACCTAAAGCCCCTGCGACGGACAAGCCGTAAATCGCAGGACGACCAATCAAGACCGCAGCAGCACCCATTGCCAAAGCTTTGAAAACATCAGTTCCACGACGGATACCGCCATCGAGTAATAATGGAAAATCAGCAGGGACAACAGCTTTGATTCTTTCTAAGGCTTTCAATGGTGAAATAGAAGTATCTAAAACACGCCCGCCGTGATTAGAAATGATTAAGCCTTGCACACCGATTTCTACTGCTTTTTTAGCATCAAGCGGATGTAGTACGCCTTTTAAAATCACAGGTAAATCTGTGTTTGCAATGATAAATTCGATGTCTGCCCATTTCGGTGCAATTTGCATTAAGCCATTAAATACAGGATGTTGATGCGCTTCTAATTCAGGTAGGGGAATATGTGCAGGTGTATGTGGATGTTGCATGCCTTCAGGTAGTTGGAAAAACACACGACGCTCACGATCACGAATGCCTGTATGTGGGGAATCCACTGTAATCACAATCGCTTTAAAATTTTGTTGCTCTGCAAGTCGAACCAAAGCCAATGATTTTTCCCGATCACCTTGCCAATACAGTTGAAACCATTTCAAAGGATTTTCTTGTTTTAAATGTCGCATGTCGGTATTGGTAAAGGTACTCAATACCATATTGCTTCCCAATACTTCAGCTGCCAAAGCGGTGGCTGCTTCTGCATCAGGATGGAACTGTTGTTGATGTCCAATCGGTGCAAGAAAAATCGGATGCTGAAATTTCTGTCCAAAGATTTCAATCTCGGTTGAACCTTGCGTTAGATCATTGAGCAATCTTGGAACGAGTTGAATGTTTTGAAACTGTTGTAAATTATTTCTGACACTCTGTTCATCCATTGCACCGCCTTGTAGATAGTGCCATACCATCTCTGACAAATGCTTTTGTGCTTGAATTTCATAATCCGCAATGGTTTGTAAATACGCAGGGATCTGTGTCAATGGTGCGAGGATTTGCTGTGCTTCAGCCATGTTTATAAATCTCCCCATTGACGAAGCAAATTATGATAATGGCTAGTCAAACTCACCACTTCTTCATTGTCACCTAACTGTTGGCGTAGTTTGATAATCGTCATATCTAGATTAAACAACATGGTGCGTTGCCAATCATCTTTGACCATGCTTTGCATCCATGTAAATGCCGCGATACGTTTTCCTGAAGTGACAGGTTCAACACGATGTAAACTGGTCGCAGGGTAGAGGATCGCATCACCTGCATCGAGTTTAACTTCATGACAACCATAGTTATCTTCGACGATCAGTTCACCACCTTCGTATTCTTCAGGATCAGATAAAAAAACAGTCATCGACACATCGGTACGAATCATTTGCCCTGTGAGTGATGAAAATTGCACTGCATTATCCACATGATTACCGTAGTTTCCACTGTCCTGATAGCAATTTAACATCGGTTGTAAAATGTGTTTAGGCAGTCCTGCTGATTGTACCAAAAGATTGTTTTTGAGCGCTTTTAAAACTTGAGTTGAGATCTCTTGGTAGACTTCGTGATGAACATCAACTTGTAAATTATTCTTAATCCGTTGAGCTTGTGAGCCTGCACTTAATTTGCCATTGAGCCAAAGTTTTTCATCTTGTAACTGTGCTCGAAACTCAGCGACTTGTTGTTTTGTTAATACTGCTGGAATATGTAACATCATTGGCTTGGATCACTCTTTGAAACAATATTTTGTACAAATAATAAAGTAGTACACTCGCTAAGAATGTACTACTTTTTGACATTCAACTAAATGTAAATTTAGGAGAATTTGAACTTTTAGAACTTGTAGTTTACCGATAATGCAGCAGAACGAGGTTGTCCAATAGAAACACGACTACCTCCATTATTCAGTGTATTGAGGTACTCTTTATCTGCAAGGTTATAGACGTTTAAGTTCACTGAGGCATTTTTAAAGCTATAACCTGCTAGAGCGTCAAAAACCACATAACCTGGAATAGAAGGCATTGCTGCTGGAGCTGTACTGTCGGTGATTACACGTTTTTGATCATCTACATATCGAGCACCTAGACCGATGTTAAACCCTTTGTATTTGTAAGTAGACCATAAACTTGCAGTCCATTCAGGTGACCAACGAACATTATCAGTTTTTGTCACTACTCCAGTTGTTGCATTGACACTGATTTGATCTTCTTGCTCAGTTTTCATGTGAGCAATACCCGCTGAGATGTTCCAAGCATCGGTTAGTTTACCTACAGCACTGAGTTCAACACCTTTAACGATAGTTTTACCTTCTTGCACAGATTCAAGGGTGATCGCATCTTGAGTAAATTGATTCTCATTGACAGTGTAATATGCCGCCGCATTGACCGCTAATTTGTCATTAAGCAAGTCCCACTTTGTGCCCACTTCATAGTTATGTGTTTCTTGCGGCTTCGCTGCTGAACTATTCGCTCCTGTTGCAGATAAGCTAAAGTTTGCACTGCCTGGAGGTGTCAATGATTTTGCATATGCAGCATAGACACTACTTTTTTCTGTTGGTTTAAACAGTGCGCCTAATTTCCAACTGACTAAAGTATCGTGAGCAGAAAAAGAACTGAGTACGTTGGTTGCGCTGAGTGAATCATAATCTGTGTCGTAATAATCAACACGAATGCCTGTGTTAAACTGTAAGCGGTTATCTAACATTTTTAAAGTATCAAATAAGAACACAGCCGCGGTATCCGTTTGACCATCATTTTTTGCACCTGTATGTGTAACTGGTGCAAATACGTCAGTTTTATAATTTGGTCTATAAAGATTTGCAGGCGTCGTCGTTGTACCTGTTGCAGCAGCCAGCGGTTTTGTGATTTGTTGCTCTTGTAAGAGTTCTAATCCAGCAACTACATTGTGTTCAATTGCCCCAGTTTTAACATTCCAGTTTAAGGTTGACTGGTTTGCTAAAATTTTATTGGTCTGATCTACCCCTTGTCTTGAACGTGTTAGTGTCCATTTTGAAGGATCTGTAGAATTGTTGCGATTGAGTGCACCAGTCCCTGTAAGTACTCGATCCATTTGGGTTTTGCCAAGGCGTGTTAAATTAGTAAACTTTAAATTGTTGGCTAAATCACTTTCGATTTTTGCACTCACTAAATTAGAGTCAATATCTTCATAATCATTTTTGCTACCATAATAATTTTCAAAATCTACTTTTGGTGCTGTCGCTAAAATAGAGTCTGCATTCCAGAAACCTTTATGCCCAACGGCAGGGATGCCACCATCTGGAATATTACGTTGACGCACATGTTGGGAATATAGATAGAAGCGTGTATCTG containing:
- a CDS encoding tetratricopeptide repeat protein yields the protein MKKLLLGSTLFFGLLSIQAHADYVPQQQQSVSQMAAQYAHMDVNSLQKAAKAGQPAAQFYLAAHYQAGSGGVSKDLKQAFTWFKAAADQGISSAQLNVGRMYADGLGVSKSETSARQYFEKAASHGDNRASFNLAVMEEQKKNYMGAYQWYELSTRDGMLDNKVINMSQTKKTALAANLTQDQIRTATQRADQWIQAQ
- the metW gene encoding methionine biosynthesis protein MetW, with product MRIDQQLAEKWINPGASVLDLGCGDGELLSQMSKKHQIQAYGLEIDQEKIAIAVSKGLNIIQQDLNLGLGRFADQSFDYVVMAQALQAVDAPDVLLRDMVRVGKQAIITFPNFAYWKTRSFLALKGMMPVSDALPYMWYNTPNIHLCTFRDFEALCAENQIQIIDRLAVNGNQQGSFLSKAVPNLFGEVAIYRVSAI
- the metX gene encoding homoserine O-succinyltransferase MetX; amino-acid sequence: MSFPADSVGIVTPQKFEFEEPLELECGRMLPRYEIMVETYGELNADKSNAILICHALSGHHHAAGYHHEDDKKAGWWDACIGPGKAIDTSKFFVVALNNIGGCSGSTGPTSPNPENENRPYGPDFPLVTVRDWVKTQALLSDRLGIDVWYSIIGGSLGGMQALQWSIDYPDRLKNCVIIASAPKLSAQNIAFNEVARQSILSDPDFHNGRYLEHDSYPKRGLILARMVGHITYLSEEAMKQKFGRDLKSGKFMYGFDVEFQVESYLRYQGEQFSRNFDANTYLIMTKALDYFDPSREYEQSLTKALSNTKCRFMVISFTTDWRFSPQRSQEIVNGLITNHKSVSYLDIDAEQGHDSFLFPIPLYVKSLRAFLGGTEHLNSTPKETV
- the leuA gene encoding 2-isopropylmalate synthase; amino-acid sequence: MMLADPSKKYRRMYQRVDLPDRQWPNNEINKAPIWMSTDLRDGNQAIFEPMNIEQKFKMFQMLVKIGFKHIEIGFPSASQVDFDFTRKLIEEGHIPDDVYIEVLVQARDHLIARTFESLQGAKRAIVHIYNSNSPTFRQKVLNVDVAGAKQLAINAATKVKEYAAKQPETDFIFQYSPECFTATELEVAKDVCDAVTEIWEASPENKVILNLPATVEVSGPHVYADQIEWMHRNIQRRDGVIISVHCHNDRGCGIAASELAIMAGADRVEGCVFGNGERTGNVDVAAIALNMYTQGVPCELDFSNINEIIATVEECTGLPVHPRHPYAGDLVFTAFSGSHQDAIKKGFEFQKNEEMWDMPYLPIDPRDLGRDYDAVIRVNSQSGKGGIAYLLESNYNVVLPRRLQVEFSQVVQQVADDEGVEVTAQQIWTLFKDTYVAAKDAHYSAKNYRLSDENGNQVIELDVEVNGETQHLRGEGNGPISAILNALQLPIDVLNYEERSISSGAHAKALALIELQVQGKGKSAFGAGVHDNIVTSSIEAIIAATNRLIDQGVLSTDQVIAAAV
- a CDS encoding alpha-hydroxy acid oxidase, producing the protein MAEAQQILAPLTQIPAYLQTIADYEIQAQKHLSEMVWHYLQGGAMDEQSVRNNLQQFQNIQLVPRLLNDLTQGSTEIEIFGQKFQHPIFLAPIGHQQQFHPDAEAATALAAEVLGSNMVLSTFTNTDMRHLKQENPLKWFQLYWQGDREKSLALVRLAEQQNFKAIVITVDSPHTGIRDRERRVFFQLPEGMQHPHTPAHIPLPELEAHQHPVFNGLMQIAPKWADIEFIIANTDLPVILKGVLHPLDAKKAVEIGVQGLIISNHGGRVLDTSISPLKALERIKAVVPADFPLLLDGGIRRGTDVFKALAMGAAAVLIGRPAIYGLSVAGALGVAHVLKILKEEFEITMALMGTATVKEINKEYIFQD
- a CDS encoding Fe2+-dependent dioxygenase; its protein translation is MMLHIPAVLTKQQVAEFRAQLQDEKLWLNGKLSAGSQAQRIKNNLQVDVHHEVYQEISTQVLKALKNNLLVQSAGLPKHILQPMLNCYQDSGNYGNHVDNAVQFSSLTGQMIRTDVSMTVFLSDPEEYEGGELIVEDNYGCHEVKLDAGDAILYPATSLHRVEPVTSGKRIAAFTWMQSMVKDDWQRTMLFNLDMTIIKLRQQLGDNEEVVSLTSHYHNLLRQWGDL
- a CDS encoding TonB-dependent siderophore receptor, which gives rise to MAQIKSRKLNKSASFIAIAASLPLFVHAAQTDVSQLPTIDVKAEKTEENPYKVDKVSSAKYTQPLVDTPQTVSIISKAIIQEQGATSLVEALRNTPGITLQLGENGNTSAGDTFQMRGFSTQTSTYLDGIRDLGAISRDVFNLEQIEVVKGPSGSETGRGSASGYINLVSKLPSLTNSRSVSARYNTAENGRLSADLNQAINGSTAVRLNVMGQDGGVEGRDVVESNSYAIAPSIAFGLDTDTRFYLYSQHVRQRNIPDGGIPAVGHKGFWNADSILATAPKVDFENYYGSKNDYEDIDSNLVSAKIESDLANNLKFTNLTRLGKTQMDRVLTGTGALNRNNSTDPSKWTLTRSRQGVDQTNKILANQSTLNWNVKTGAIEHNVVAGLELLQEQQITKPLAAATGTTTTPANLYRPNYKTDVFAPVTHTGAKNDGQTDTAAVFLFDTLKMLDNRLQFNTGIRVDYYDTDYDSLSATNVLSSFSAHDTLVSWKLGALFKPTEKSSVYAAYAKSLTPPGSANFSLSATGANSSAAKPQETHNYEVGTKWDLLNDKLAVNAAAYYTVNENQFTQDAITLESVQEGKTIVKGVELSAVGKLTDAWNISAGIAHMKTEQEDQISVNATTGVVTKTDNVRWSPEWTASLWSTYKYKGFNIGLGARYVDDQKRVITDSTAPAAMPSIPGYVVFDALAGYSFKNASVNLNVYNLADKEYLNTLNNGGSRVSIGQPRSAALSVNYKF